Part of the Chrysiogenes arsenatis DSM 11915 genome, TACCAGTTGCAGTAGCGCTATTTATATGGCATTCACCGGAGCCAGTGCAGACGATGCGGTTGGCAAAGGGGGCGGCATTACGGACGAAGCGTTGGTGCTCAAAAAGCAGGTGATCAGCGCCGCTCTGGCCAAGCATCAACCAAATCCGCATGATCCGCTCGACGTGCTGGCCAAAGTTGGCGGCTTGGAAGTGGCTGGCATGGCAGGATGCTTTCTGGGAGCAGCGTATTATAAAGTTCCTGTGGTGATCGATGGCTTTATTTCTGCTGCCGCAGCGTTGGTGGCGTATCGCCTGAATCCGCTGGTGCGGGAATATATGATCCCATCGCACCTTTCGCTGGAGCCTGGGTACGCCCATATTATGCGCGAACTGAACGTAGAGCCGGTACTGCATCTTGGTATGCGCCTTGGAGAAGGAACCGGCTGCCCGATGGCCTTCGCCATTGTCGATGCCGCGCTGAGCATGCTAAACACTATGGCGACGTTCGACGAAGCGATGATCAACCGTGACTATCTGGTGGATATACGACCATGAAACAGAGCGAAAAAAAATCCCAGCATGCTATCGTATTGGTGGCAATTGGCGCTACATCTCCTGAGATCCTAGAGCCGATTCTGGCCATGCTGCACGATATACGCACACGCTACCCGCATGTTCCTGTCCGAATGGCCTTTACATCCAACATCATCCGTAGCAAGTGGCACGAACGGGCGGCGGACGGAAACTATCGCCGCGAGCACCCCGCGATTCCTCCGCAGATCTATAACGTGAAAAATGTGCTGGGTGCTTTGGCTGATTTGCAAAACGAAGGGTATCGCG contains:
- the cobT gene encoding nicotinate-nucleotide--dimethylbenzimidazole phosphoribosyltransferase is translated as MFTLKTLLKTIESPSVAVRAAAQARIDSLAKPLGSLGKLEDIAAQVAAISGTVTPAPRKKCTVVMAADHGIVAEGIACAPQQVTAIQTINMLKNLTGICALSAANGADMRVVNIGMKPEVSHPGLIQRRIRPGTANFAQEPAMERHEAEQAILVGVEMVKNLVSEGYNLIGTGEMGIGNTSCSSAIYMAFTGASADDAVGKGGGITDEALVLKKQVISAALAKHQPNPHDPLDVLAKVGGLEVAGMAGCFLGAAYYKVPVVIDGFISAAAALVAYRLNPLVREYMIPSHLSLEPGYAHIMRELNVEPVLHLGMRLGEGTGCPMAFAIVDAALSMLNTMATFDEAMINRDYLVDIRP